Proteins encoded together in one Pectinophora gossypiella chromosome 20, ilPecGoss1.1, whole genome shotgun sequence window:
- the LOC126375928 gene encoding 3-oxoacyl-[acyl-carrier-protein] reductase FabG-like, with translation MSFANKVVLVTGASSGIGASTAILFSKEGANVSMVGRNETKLRNVAEQCAAVGNKPLVIIADVSNDNDAKRIITETVDTFGKLDILVNNAGLGKPGCIADGSIVEAYDVIFKVNVRAVMQLTSLATPHLIKTKGNVVNISSAAAMTTPISPDSLSYYVSKAALDHFTRGAALELSSYGVRVNSVNPGPVFTDFLDNAGINAKFEELTNRTALNRVSQPEEIANMIAYLAGDNAVGITGSTFVVDNGILLKK, from the coding sequence ATGAGTTTTGCTAATAAAGTAGTACTTGTAACTGGCGCCAGCTCGGGGATTGGAGCTTCTACAGCGATATTATTTTCCAAAGAAGGTGCTAATGTCTCGATGGTTGGGAGAAACGAAACAAAACTAAGAAATGTCGCGGAACAATGTGCAGCGGTTGGAAATAAACCTCTAGTGATTATTGCTGATGTGAGCAATGATAACGATGCTAAAAGAATAATAACGGAAACTGTTGATACCTTTGGCAAACTCGATATTCTTGTCAACAACGCTGGATTGGGAAAGCCTGGATGTATAGCAGACGGGAGTATCGTAGAGGCTTATGACGTCATTTTCAAGGTCAACGTAAGAGCTGTGATGCAGTTAACTTCTTTAGCTACTCCTCATCTTATCAAGACGAAAGGAAATGTGGTTAATATATCCAGTGCTGCAGCAATGACCACTCCTATTTCACCGGATTCATTATCATATTATGTGTCAAAAGCAGCCTTGGATCACTTCACCCGTGGTGCGGCTCTGGAACTATCTTCTTATGGTGTTAGAGTGAACTCAGTCAACCCAGGGCCTGTATTCACAGATTTTCTGGACAACGCTGGGATCAATGCCAAATTTGAAGAACTTACAAATAGGACAGCTTTGAACAGAGTATCACAACCTGAAGAAATAGCAAATATGATCGCCTATTTGGCAGGGGACAACGCTGTTGGTATTACTGGGTCAACATTTGTTGTGGACAATGGGATTCTATTGAAGAAATAA